In one window of Porites lutea chromosome 8, jaPorLute2.1, whole genome shotgun sequence DNA:
- the LOC140945932 gene encoding uncharacterized protein, producing the protein MTVDGQGWTLIARFSNKDSKYWMKNDGSWWYDKTGAAGDTTDPSSNTDMISPAFWLVSGRELKITRSDDPQHTALLQTTDDCVGGQSFRSKITSYGNFRHGKVWASSKCRGRCTIQYGGQYRTTSGFSQASCNGNIQSAKRIGFWCDWSSGDGAVMMIGGGGSNCARADHGIGITEDDAASFNDYYEQDFGNSAYSITNGYSLNLWIR; encoded by the coding sequence ATGACTGTTGATGGTCAGGGATGGACTCTTATTGCTCGTTTCTCAAATAAAGACAGTAAATACTGGATGAAGAATGACGGTTCATGGTGGTACGACAAGACAGGAGCTGCTGGAGACACAACTGATCCATCTAGTAATACTGACATGATCTCTCCAGCATTCTGGTTGGTCAGCGGCAGAGAGCTGAAGATCACTCGCAGTGATGACCCACAACACACTGCTCTGTTGCAAACCACAGATGACTGTGTGGGTGGGCAGTCATTCAGGTCGAAAATCACAAGCTATGGTAACTTTAGACACGGAAAAGTCTGGGCTAGCAGTAAGTGTAGGGGGAGATGCACCATTCAATATGGAGGCCAGTACCGTACAACTTCCGGTTTTTCTCAGGCCAGTTGCAATGGAAATATCCAGAGTGCGAAAAGGATTGGCTTCTGGTGCGACTGGAGTTCAGGTGATGGAGCTGTGATGATGATTGGTGGTGGAGGTAGTAATTGCGCTCGGGCTGATCACGGTATTGGAATAACAGAAGATGACGCCGCTTCATTTAATGATTATTATGAACAAGACTTTGGAAATTCCGCTTATAGCATCACAAATGGTTACTCCTTAAATCTGTGGATACGTTAG